A stretch of DNA from Lycium ferocissimum isolate CSIRO_LF1 chromosome 4, AGI_CSIRO_Lferr_CH_V1, whole genome shotgun sequence:
TGAGTAACATAAACCCCTGGAGATGACCAAATGTGCACCATTTTTGCAAAGATATAGGACTATTAATGCTTCATGTAAAATAATAGGACTACGTTGTGTCTAAACTCAAAGATAAAGGGATCATTTTGGTCCCTTTCTCAAACAATTATAGAGTAGTGAGTTCTTACTTTTGAGCGCTTCGAAGACTATATTAATGCTTCACCTTATTTTTATCAGTTCGACATTGTTTGGGTAAAACTTAAATACAAAGGATGACTCGGAGCAAAGGGCTAAAATGATCCCTTATTTGTGAGAGTAGGTTCATTTTGATCCCTTAAATATAATTTTAGCATATTTAATTCCTTAACTTTGCTATAGTGGTGCACTTTTTATCTCCCTAACAGGACCTGTTTAAAAAGTAACGGTCCTAAGGCTACGTGACACTCACGTGACTCCTAAACCCATCTAGACAAAACTATTAAACTCAGTTGCCTTTCCCCCTAATTTCATACGCACCGAAAAAAGCCCTAGTCACTTTGTAAAAATCTTTGACTGTGAAAATCTTTGATCGTCTGGAACAAGAAAACTTAAGTGAAGAAGCTAATTGTTTCTTCTACAATAATGATTATTAGATCTCATGATAGTGAAATACCCaattatgataagattttagCAAGAAACACCATATGGGTATCATTAAACTGAAAAAGTGATTCTTCACTATATGTTGATTCCGTTTCTCATTTTTTAGTATATTTGCTAACTTTTATTTAATACATGATAGCTTCAGTATATTATAATAAGGTTACTAGTAAATAGTATTAATTTCTTCGATTATTTTGTGCAATGCATGACACAACAAAAgctttttgaataaaaaattgaaataaagacaagaaataagaaataaaaaagtgtCTCTGACATAGGATTTTGTGTTTGCCATTGTAtaatcttgatattttttttaaattgtaggTGAGAAGAAGGCCTGCTAGCCAAGAAAATATGAAAGCTACTCAAGAAAGTGGAGTGTCTGACGACTCATTTTTTAGTATGTAAATTGCTGCTGCTGAAGGAATTTTTTTGCTGCTATAGAAGGATAATGTTTGCTACTCTAAAAGAATAGTTTTGCTGCTATTAAAGGTTAATTTTTGCTGCTGAAGGTTGGTGTAAATGAGTCAATGTTGCTATTGAAGACAATGTGGATAGATTTATATGCATAACAGACTAAAAGGGATAGGTTGATATGCATAAAAGGGTTAATTTTTTGTTGCTAAAGATTGATGTAAAAGAGTAGATTTTAGTAACCATTCATTTTGGTTTAGCTACTGTAAAGAGCTATAGTACTATATTTCTCATAAGGTAACATATTTGCTATAAAGGAGATACTTTTATTAACTCctcatttgattttgatttagtTTTTGTTATGTCGGCAAGTGAAGACAAAGCATATGAAGTTTAAAGTAACTTTGGAAACTATTTATTGACTATTTGATTTCGGTTTGCTTGACTACTAATTCTAACAAGCCATGCACCTGGAAGCTATTTTGGGGCAGGGAAGGAAATATTTGTTTGAGCAAatatatgttggttttaaaAGATCTTCCCTTTGCTGCCTCTTCTTGTATTCCATCCATCGAGTCAATCTCTTTACGAACCCAAAACCCATTTTTGGAAATAGTCAGCTAAGATGCTAGGCTCAGGAGGATCCATCGTCGTGATCCCTCAGAATTTTAGAttattcaagaaacttcaacgAGGTTATATAGATACGTCCATCAGCTATGGTTTTAAAAGGATTTGGTTCCTTTATCCAAAGAAATACAGAAggcatgaagaaataaaatgtGCATCAATCAAGAAAGGAGATAGAAATTCATTGGAAAAATTGTCCCTACtgttaatttttaaaaaggttCCGATAGGGAGATAAAAAGTGTACCACTTTAGCAAAGTTAAGGGATTAATAGGCAAACTTATAGATATAAGGGGAAAGGACACAAATGGCCGATCGGCCCAAACTTATCCCAGCCAATGGCCTAACTTTGTACAAATCCAAATTATAGCCACCAAAATAATTCAGTAGCTCGTTAGccactttccttcttttactcttctccatttttcttcttcctcttccacCTTCTTCTCCATCTTCTCCTCCTCTTCCACCTTCTTCTCCAATTTTATTTGATGCCTTGAGAGGACGcctttcaattttatttaatacaGATTACTTTTACAAGAAAATGTTTACCTCATCAAAGATCAAAACTGGCAATTGacaaaccaaaagtaatatctAGAGCCATGTTGCTCCAAATTTTAAATAAGCAGATTgaagaatgcaaataaaatagtataaaataaacaaaaagaagaatgagTAAAATATACGAACAAGTGCAAAAGATAAAAAACCAACAGTTCATAAGGGAGCGCGTACGAAAAGACACATATGATTGTCGTTATTTGTGAGCTGCAAGTTATGAAAATGGCAGAGGATTCATATGTAGACGCCATTGCAGGACTGAAAAAGCTttgatgtatagaaactgtatcatatgtgtatataatatgtaaccctgctgtatatgtatataaaatatatcatatgtatagaaTCTGTATcatgtgtatataatatgtatccctgttgtgtatatatataaaatgtatcatatgtatatataaactgtatcattcttgtatagaaagtgtatatataattccaacatgtgtatataaactgtattattcttgtatagaaagtgtatatataattccaacatgtGTATATTATTCTTGgtatcagtcttgtatagaaagtgtatcatatgtataaaaaatgtattataggaaccgtatcattgtggtatataatatgtatcactattgtatatgttaaaaataaatatcatatcattattgtataatatgtgtataataaatgtataaataacgtataatttatgtataataaatgtatgattaattccagcatatgtatataaactgtataattcttatatataaagtgtatatatataattccaacatatgtatatatgctgtagcagccctttagtggcgacgtttacaaaaagtctttttttctttaagctTCTGGGCTGTTAGGCAGGTCAGCCTTgacattattttgggccgaccgaccattttttggcattaattTGGGCCGATCGGACACTTAGTGGGATTAATCCCAAATAGTGTTTAAATGTGGGATTAGTTTGGCTGAGTGGACACACAGTGTCCTTTCTCCTAGATGTAACTACCTTCTTTGAGGATCTTACCATTAGTAGTTACCATTTTCCAAATTACAATTCGTAACTTACTTTTAAGCAAAAAGCTGTGTATTTCGAGTGTATTTTGTGTATTCGCGTGTATTTGGGTGAGAGTCTCCCCTTGCCCgcccaggttcgaacccagccAAAGAACATTACTTTTCTTACAATTTTTCCTAGCTTTTTCTTATTgtattttgagtgtattttcGTCATATGTATTTAGCTTATAttgtatctcatatgtatttgaactttatttgaatgtatgtcatATGCGTTTGGCTCATATGTCTCGTATCCATATGTATTTGAACTTCTtgtcttgtatctgaatgtatttggctttatatacattcagatacaagacactcaggccaaatacatatgacgaAATACACTCAGGCCAAATACATATAGATACAAATATAAGCCAAATACATTTGGcgaaatacattcaaatacaaggAGAAGAAGATAGGAACaatatgtaagaaaagaaatgttattggccgggtttgaatctGGGCGAGCAGGGTGAGAGCCTCGCCCAATAACCCTTCAGTCATTCCGACTTTATGTATTTTAgtgtagctacaaatggtaatttacaaaatcactgtagctactaaatataaataaattaaaagatagttattatcaataattacctcttAGAGGAAGTAAGTAAAAATTCCGACTAAATATGCTCAAGTTTGAGGATCATTTTAGCCCTTTGCTCGGATGACTGGTATGGAGCCCATTTGGTttgacttataagttgcttataagctgttttcaacttttttgagtgtttgactggccaacttaaagtcattttgtgcatAAAATAAGTCCAAAAAAGTAATTGAGCCCGTTTGACTTAACTTATataaaatagcttataagctcaaaacagcttataagccaaaaaaaaaaagttaacttatccccaacttttttttttgtttataagCTGTTTCAGCTTTCGTCCTTTTCATGTTTAGCCTTCACCTTTTCtcgttctttctttctttcttcccatTTTGGTGAAACCTCTTATATCATCATCCCATGCCAAAATCAACTGTCTCCCTGCATGCTTTTCAAATCTCAAACACCTCGGGAAGAGGTAGATTATAAGAAGGAGAGAGGTTATTCGGGTCCTAAACGGGTCGACCCTATTCCcccttctcctctcttttcttcttcccCTCTATAAATCCTAGCAAAcgaaaatttctttttctttgtaccGAAAACCAGAAATCAAGAGTGAACTACACTAAGAGGTAGATTTCGTTTAATCTTTACTGCtcattttgttttcattttcttcctcctcttttttttttttttttactttttttcttcctGTTGTTTTGTAGTTGAGCCAATCTTTAACTTCAAGATTTAGccagagaaagaaagtgaactACAGTAAGAGGTAAGTTTCGTTTTATCTTTACTGCCCATTTGTATTCTCCATTTTCTTCGTATTCTGTTTACAGtgtgtatatatgattttcttaTTACTGATTCTTTTacctctctttttctttgttgttttgcAGTTGAGCCAatcttcagtttttttttttttttaagatatagacagagaaagaaagtgaacaAGAAAATGGTGAAACCAATGGAGCATGTATTTATCCCTCATGACCTTCCTGAGTTTTTTAAGATTTATTACCCTGAAATATGCTATCCGCAACTGGTAATCTTTTCTTTCCCTTCTGCaagtttttagaaaataaaataaaatgtaatgattcTTTTACACACTATCTTCAGAATGAGGAAAATAGTGTCAAAGGTTTGATGTATAAAGATGGATCAGTAATGCAAGAATTTGTGATACTTTGTCCCAGAAAGGAAAGGGTCTTTCTTGGTTtagtacttcctccgtcccgatttaagtgttttaatttGACCGGGggcataaaatttaagaaataaaaagacacttttgaatatgtggttctaaattaaagatgtgtgtaatgtactaaaatgtcctttgaatcttatgattttaaatttgtcatttagtatgtttgaattttcaacttactaaatatagaaagaagaACTATTTGGGacaaaccaaaaaggaaagtaggGCAGCCCGGTCTTGCACTAAAAAACATATCTTGTGGGGTCAgaaaaccaaaaaggaaagtaagacacttaaattgggactcAAGGAGTATTTCTTTGGGTGGTGTAAGTTGTATCAAAATAGAACTTGCACTAATTGTATAAGATTTTCTAGGAATACGATTTTGGAGAAATAACTAACAAAGGTGTTTCAGAATGATATGCATTAGTGTATTCGGTTGTATTAAGATGATTTCGATGAAGTTAAGGAGCCTTTCACCAGTTGAACGTCAACTTAATGCAACCTTCTGTCTGTTTAGTCAATTACTGTATATAAGAGATAAATAAATCCATTTAGTGCAATCTACAGTCATATAATTGCAGAGAAACTAGGATTAAATATGGTTTGGAAATATTTAAAGAAGGGCTAAAGATGTATCTGCAAAGGGAATGTCAATTTAATACTTCCTTACTGACTTAAGAGTGGATGATGAAACAATAAACGATCTAATGGTGGTTATGGCCCTAGATTTAGAAGATTAGATTGGATTATGACCCTAGTATACTGTACTTCGATTTGTATTAAAGCATTTCTTGTCTTATTGTACACTGTTTATATTGCAACAACTTTCTGGCACCGGAAATCAAGCGAAGTTATATAAATTttgtcccctttttttttttttttttagagaattCCACCTGCCTTTCTGAAGTTTTTCAATGGAGATATTCCTTCGATCGCTGTGCTTGAAGATCTTGCGGCGAGATCTTGGAAGGTTGCTGTGGAAAAGAATGACtatgatttatttttcaagGGAGGCTGGCCAGATTTTgtgcaagaaaataatttagaaTTTGGAGAGTTTCTAACATTTTCCTATGCTGGAAACTCGAAGTTTTATGTTAAAATATATGGGAAAAATGGCAGCTTGAAGCAGGACGTAATTCCTATCAAAGAGCCTGAGCTAGTTCCACTGGATGAAGAAAATGCGCAGGGTAAGTTTCTTTGAAGATCTTACATTTTTTGCTAGTTCAGTGCAACACATTTGTCTCCGTGTTTAACCTATAAAGTCCAAGTCCAAAAATAGTCAACTTACAAAGAAGCAACTGGTGCAGAGAAAGCTATTGTAGCTCGGCCAGCTGATCAAACACTTAATGGATCAGGTCACTTGGTTGCTTCAGTCACTTCATTCGAAGTTGTCATTATGGCATCCCACTTAAAAAGAGCACGCATGGTAAGTTTTTTTAGTCGCAAATACTTTGTGTATGCATAAATCGTTAAAAGCAATCTATTCTCGAACGAGTCATTCATTAAAACACAGCTTTACTGCCGGAAAGGCAAATAATATTGAGCTTCCCAAAGAAATTCTGGCAGCAATTTCAAGCCAGTTTTGCACGTTAACTATCTGCCAATTTAAAATCCCTTGAAGTAGTTAAATATACTTCGAATGATGATGTGAAGTTCTCTATACTTGTTGTAGTCTTTTTAATTCATAGCATTTGTTACTGATCACTTGATTATTAAATGTGTATTGTGTCTGAACTCTGAACATGTTTGTGAATGTACATACTTGTGCAGAATTTTCCTGCTACATTTGGCAATAGATATAGATACTCGAAGAGGGAGCAACCACTTGTGGCTACTCTTCAAGTTGGCAGTGCTAGTTGGCCCGTTAATGTTCTGTCCAATGATAGACTTGAAATTCGGAAAGGGATACGCAAATTTATACGCGATAATGCTTTGCGTGTTGGAGATGTTTGCCGTTTTAAGCTGATTGATGAGGAGAAGTTCATACTGAAAGTTCGCATTATGCGATAGCCCAAGTAAAGTAGTCATAAAAATATAGGCAAAATCTCTGTGATCATTCAGCTTAATGTTTGGGTAAAATATTTCTACTTGAGAGGGAGGTTGTAATAGAAAGGTTGATGTACCAGAAATCTAAATCAATGAATTTACAGCTAGCATTCTATCATTGATGTGATATATGCTTTACATAGCTTCTTATCCACTGCCTGGAGTTCCTCTCTTTGGCCCTGTAAAAGTTCACTCCTTTCAATATGAAATATCGTATATTCTCTTGATAAGAATTTGTTCTTACAGGTTGCTCAAGACTTGTGTAGGCTTATATGATAAAAGTGTCTTAGACGTTACAAATAACTACATATCCTTTTTGGAGACAACAATGTTTACAAATTCGTTAAAATTATTAGAAGATTAAATTAATTTGTGTGTTCATGTAAAATTAAAGGGTACTGCGGTCTTTATAAGGAGTTGGCTGCTGTTCTATTGTAGTTTTTGATTTTGTACTTTGGTTTATGGTTTTAGCATGAGGAAAATTAAAGAGATACGTCTAAAGTGCCAAATATTATATGTGAAGAACTAAAACAATAAGTTACTGAAATTTTGATCTTTCATTCACACTAAATAGCTCAAATTCTCCAAGCAAATACTGgcagaacaaaaaaaaaaaaaaaaaaaaaaaaaaaggtaaaaaaggAACGAACGGCGTGGGGTTGGGGGTGGGATGTGGACGCG
This window harbors:
- the LOC132052676 gene encoding putative B3 domain-containing protein Os03g0621600 isoform X2 gives rise to the protein MVKPMEHVFIPHDLPEFFKIYYPEICYPQLFFNGDIPSIAVLEDLAARSWKVAVEKNDYDLFFKGGWPDFVQENNLEFGEFLTFSYAGNSKFYVKIYGKNGSLKQDVIPIKEPELVPLDEENAQEKAIVARPADQTLNGSGHLVASVTSFEVVIMASHLKRARMNFPATFGNRYRYSKREQPLVATLQVGSASWPVNVLSNDRLEIRKGIRKFIRDNALRVGDVCRFKLIDEEKFILKVRIMR
- the LOC132052676 gene encoding B3 domain-containing protein REM21-like isoform X1, translating into MVKPMEHVFIPHDLPEFFKIYYPEICYPQLRIPPAFLKFFNGDIPSIAVLEDLAARSWKVAVEKNDYDLFFKGGWPDFVQENNLEFGEFLTFSYAGNSKFYVKIYGKNGSLKQDVIPIKEPELVPLDEENAQEKAIVARPADQTLNGSGHLVASVTSFEVVIMASHLKRARMNFPATFGNRYRYSKREQPLVATLQVGSASWPVNVLSNDRLEIRKGIRKFIRDNALRVGDVCRFKLIDEEKFILKVRIMR